In Aliiglaciecola sp. LCG003, a genomic segment contains:
- the istA gene encoding IS21 family transposase: MATKRFTMRNIREILRLHFEAQLSLRKISICTKASIGGVQKLLAKVKHCELTWPLPDDMDDVALARLLYPQSDPRPSRHYQLPAWTEVHQELKGKGVTKHLLWEEYTQQYPNRSYSYSQYCHHYEVWRAKQRRSMRQIHKAGETLFVDYAGQTVPIVSGSSGEVRTAQIFVAVMGATNYTFAEATYSQSLPDWLNSHARAFNFLGGVPQMVVPDNLKSGVTKACRYDPDVNPAYQQLAAHYGVAIVPARPYKPKDKAKAEVGVQIIERWILARLRHHTFFSLAELNTCIKALLVEVNNKPFKQFKGSRRTWFESIDKPVLLPLPKHTYQYTDIKQVKVNIDYHVQYDEHLYSVPHHLVGERIELYAKANVIELLFHNNLVASHARQYRAGMSTTPSHMPTQHEKHHQWSKGRLMNWAKDIGGEVLAWVKTQLNSKQHEQQAYRVCLGLLSLSRQYPPQRIDKACAIANQHSLYRLKHIKDILSSNQDKLHPDTPEQPSLLPQSHENIRGPQSFH, encoded by the coding sequence ATGGCTACAAAGAGGTTTACAATGCGTAATATCAGAGAAATCCTACGACTTCATTTTGAAGCCCAGCTCAGTCTACGAAAAATCAGTATCTGCACGAAAGCCAGTATTGGTGGTGTGCAAAAGTTGCTTGCTAAAGTTAAGCACTGCGAACTTACTTGGCCGTTACCCGATGATATGGATGACGTTGCGCTGGCAAGATTGTTGTATCCACAATCAGACCCTAGGCCGTCCCGCCACTATCAGTTGCCTGCTTGGACTGAAGTGCATCAAGAACTCAAGGGCAAAGGCGTGACCAAGCACCTGCTGTGGGAGGAATATACCCAGCAGTATCCTAATCGCAGCTATAGCTACTCGCAATATTGCCATCATTATGAGGTATGGCGTGCTAAACAGCGCCGTTCCATGCGCCAAATCCATAAAGCGGGCGAAACTCTGTTTGTCGATTATGCTGGGCAGACGGTGCCAATTGTCAGCGGTAGCTCTGGTGAAGTACGCACCGCACAGATATTCGTTGCGGTGATGGGCGCAACCAACTATACCTTCGCTGAAGCGACCTATAGTCAGAGTTTGCCCGACTGGCTGAATAGTCATGCCAGAGCCTTTAACTTCTTAGGCGGTGTGCCACAAATGGTGGTGCCAGATAACTTAAAAAGCGGAGTAACTAAAGCCTGTCGTTACGACCCTGATGTGAATCCGGCGTATCAACAACTGGCCGCTCACTATGGGGTGGCTATTGTGCCTGCCAGGCCGTATAAACCTAAAGATAAAGCCAAGGCTGAAGTGGGTGTGCAAATCATTGAGCGCTGGATATTGGCACGCTTACGTCATCACACCTTCTTCTCATTGGCCGAGCTAAACACCTGCATCAAAGCCTTACTGGTTGAGGTGAACAACAAGCCCTTTAAACAGTTCAAGGGCAGTCGCCGAACTTGGTTCGAGTCCATTGATAAACCGGTGCTCTTGCCGCTGCCTAAACACACCTACCAGTACACCGATATCAAGCAGGTCAAAGTCAATATTGATTACCACGTCCAGTATGATGAGCACTTGTACTCGGTGCCCCATCATCTGGTCGGCGAGCGCATTGAGCTATATGCCAAGGCCAATGTGATTGAATTACTGTTCCACAACAACCTCGTTGCTAGTCACGCTAGACAGTATCGCGCAGGCATGAGTACCACACCCAGTCACATGCCGACCCAACATGAAAAACATCATCAATGGTCCAAAGGCAGACTCATGAATTGGGCCAAAGATATCGGTGGCGAGGTGCTTGCTTGGGTCAAAACTCAGCTCAACAGCAAACAGCATGAGCAACAGGCTTATCGTGTGTGTTTAGGTCTACTGAGCCTGTCTCGCCAATATCCACCACAGCGCATCGACAAGGCCTGCGCCATTGCCAACCAACACAGTCTTTATCGACTCAAGCACATCAAAGATATCCTTAGTAGCAACCAAGACAAACTGCATCCTGATACACCGGAACAGCCCTCACTGCTACCCCAATCCCACGAGAATATCCGTGGCCCACAAAGCTTCCACTAA